The following are encoded together in the Meriones unguiculatus strain TT.TT164.6M chromosome 16, Bangor_MerUng_6.1, whole genome shotgun sequence genome:
- the Npffr1 gene encoding neuropeptide FF receptor 1 isoform X2, whose translation MRTVTNMFILNLAVSDLLVGIFCMPTTLVDNLITGWPFDNATCKMSGLVQGMSVSASVFTLVAIAVERFRCIVHPFREKLTLRKALLTIAVIWALALLIMCPSAVTLTVTREEHHFMLDARNRSYPLYSCWEAWPEKGMRKVYTAVLFAHIYLAPLALIVVMYARIARKLCQAPGPARDAEEAVAEGGRASRRRARVVHMLVMVALFFTLSWLPLWALLLLIDYGQLSETQLHLLSVYAFPLAHWLAFFHSSANPIIYGYFNENFRRGFQAAFRAQLCRPPWAAHKQAYSERPGRLLRRRVAVDVQPSDSGLPSESGPSSGVPGPGRLPLRNGRVAHQDGPPEGPGCNHMPLTIPAWNI comes from the exons GTTGGCCTTTTGACAATGCCACGTGCAAGATGAGTGGCTTGGTGCAGGGCATGTCGGTATCTGCCTCAGTTTTCACGCTGGTGGCCATCGCCGTGGAAAG GTTCCGCTGCATCGTGCACCCTTTCCGTGAGAAGCTGACCCTCCGGAAGGCGCTGCTCACCATCGCGGTGATCTGGGCGCTGGCGCTGCTCATCATGTGTCCGTCGGCGGTCACTCTGACCGTGACCCGAGAGGAGCATCACTTCATGCTGGACGCTCGCAACCGCTCCTACCCGCTCTACTCCTGCTGGGAGGCCTGGCCCGAGAAGGGCATGCGTAAGGTCTACACCGCCGTGCTCTTCGCGCACATCTACCTGGCGCCCCTGGCGCTCATCGTGGTGATGTACGCGCGCATCGCGCGCAAGCTGTGCCAGGCCCCGGGTCCGGCGCGCGACGCGGAGGAGGCGGTGGCCGAGGGTGGCCGCGCGTCGCGCCGCAGGGCCCGCGTGGTGCACATGCTCGTCATGGTGGCTCTCTTCTTCACATTGTCCTGGCTGCCGCTCTGGGCGCTGCTGCTGCTCATCGACTACGGGCAGCTGAGCGAGACGCAGCTGCACCTGCTGTCCGTCTACGCCTTCCCCCTGGCACACTGGCTGGCCTTCTTCCACAGCAGCGCCAACCCCATCATCTACGGCTACTTCAACGAGAACTTCCGCCGCGGCTTCCAGGCTGCCTTCCGTGCGCAGCTCTGCCGACCGCCCTGGGCTGCCCACAAGCAAGCCTACTCCGAGCGGCCCGGCCGACTCCTGCGCAGGCGGGTGGCAGTGGATGTACAACCCAGCGACTCAGGCCTGCCATCCGAGTCTGGCCCCAGCAGCGGGGTCCCAGGGCCTGGCCGTCTGCCGTTGCGCAATGGGCGCGTGGCCCACCAGGATGGGCCCCCGGAAGGGCCTGGCTGCAACCACATGCCCCTCACCATCCCAGCCTGGAACATCTGA